AATTTGAACTATCCATATTATACCCAATTTCCAGTAAAAAACTAAATATCCCGATAGATAGACAGTACAAGGGATTTTTGCAGACTACTAATGATAACGTTCCTTTTATGCGATAAGAAAGATAAAAGTTGCAACTTTGGATTGAACTTTTGTACAAAAACTGATACGTTTATAATAAATGAGAAAAACTAAGCCATAGAAGCGTCCGTTAGATAGAACGTTTCTATGACTTAGTTCGTAATATGTTAAAGATATAAACTTTATATTATATTCATTCCAACTAAAATTCCCAAAACAAAAGAGAGTAGCCAAATAAGCCAAACCACTAAGCTAAACTTATGAAAGTTTTTCTTTGCTTGTTCATCACCTTTTAAATATACCCAAAGCGCCCATAGTAGATGTATTAGCATAAGTGCTACTGCAATCCCTCCTGTTATTTGGTGAATACCTAACCTGCTTCCTGCACCATCTTCCGCTATCTTTCCCATCAGTAATGTTCCGGTAGTATCTAATATGAGCCCTATTAAAAAGCTAGTTAAGTGCTTTACCTTTATAGTTCCCGATAACTTCTCGCCCCATGCACCAAAAGTATAAAATATTAGTGCAAAAATCATCGAGATACTTGCTATTGTTAGTGTGCTATCCATATCACGCCCTCATTCCATTTTCTTATATTTACTAGAATATATTACTATTTAAATCGCTTTTGGTCAAAGGTAGTATCTATACAGGGGACTCTGGTTA
This DNA window, taken from Andreesenia angusta, encodes the following:
- a CDS encoding HsmA family protein, coding for MDSTLTIASISMIFALIFYTFGAWGEKLSGTIKVKHLTSFLIGLILDTTGTLLMGKIAEDGAGSRLGIHQITGGIAVALMLIHLLWALWVYLKGDEQAKKNFHKFSLVVWLIWLLSFVLGILVGMNII